DNA from Oikeobacillus pervagus:
CAATGAAGACGGGACATATACGATTATTATGGACCGTGAACTAGCAGAAATCTATGCATTAGCAGAAAAATCAGGTATCAATTTTTCTTATGTAACGGCATTAGTGACGGTATATGTATTGTTTCTAAGTTTTATTTTTATCGTTTGGAAACGGGGAAGAAGCAATAATAAACAAGATTCTTAAAAAGAGGATGATGGTCAAACCGGTAGGAAAGGAAATTTTTTTCTCTATCGGTTTTTCATTATGTTTAAATAAAAATATTGTAGAAAAAAGTAACAGATGGGCTTTCCAGCATGATAAAATCTGTAGCAGAAGAGCATTACTTTACGAATATAAGGTCAACTAACATTCAGTGGGGGATGAAGAAAAACCCCACTGAATGAAGTTTCACTTTATAGATGATCTGTTTTTTTAGAATATTGATGTCTTCCTGCCTGACGATTCTTCTCTCTCATTTGATTCTTTTCTGCTCGCAATGCTTGATTGTCTTTTGCCTTCTTATCATTATCAGATGTACGTGGCATTTATCTTTACTCCTTTCCAACTAACTTCTACCATTAGTATGACCGTTCGCTTGTAGTATTATGTTAAAGATTACGGTTTAAGAAGAAAAGGGCAAGGGTTCCCGGACCAACATGTGCGCCAATAGCAGCCCCGATCATATTGAGATAGAATTGTTTGCAACCAAATCTTTCTTCAATCATGGCTTTTAACTCTAATGCGGTCTGTTCGTCATCACTATGACTAATTCCGATAAGTTGAGAAGAGAGATCGACACCGCGTTCTTCCATCACATCTAACATTCGCTTTAACAATTTTTTCTTTCCCCGTAATTTTTCAATGGGAATAAGTTTTCCTTCCTCCACATGGAGGAGTGGTTTTATATTTAGCAGTCCGCCAAGAAAAGCGGATGAACGGGATAGTCTACCACCTTTTGCCATATAGTCCAAATCTGCGACTGTGAATAAATGTTCCATATGGGAACAACGATTTGTAATCATTTCTATTAATTCTTCTTTAGAAGCCCCAT
Protein-coding regions in this window:
- a CDS encoding DUF3941 domain-containing protein, which encodes MPRTSDNDKKAKDNQALRAEKNQMREKNRQAGRHQYSKKTDHL
- a CDS encoding DegV family protein, which codes for MTIKLFADSASDLPLQFYENNDVTLIPLRVEIDNQEYKDLLTIEPKEVYQSIREGKIPKTSQASPEVLGNLFTKLAESHLPGIYIAFSSELSGTYQTAVMIRDQVKEEHPSLDLTIIDSKCASLGYGLIVHEAAKQLGNGASKEELIEMITNRCSHMEHLFTVADLDYMAKGGRLSRSSAFLGGLLNIKPLLHVEEGKLIPIEKLRGKKKLLKRMLDVMEERGVDLSSQLIGISHSDDEQTALELKAMIEERFGCKQFYLNMIGAAIGAHVGPGTLALFFLNRNL